The Caballeronia sp. SL2Y3 genome includes a window with the following:
- the glpK gene encoding glycerol kinase GlpK codes for MQDQIVLALDQGTTSSRAMLFDRSGNIVSVAQKEFQQIYPRAGWVEHDPQEIWSTQAGVAAEAVTRAGLSASSIAALGITNQRETTIVWDRETGKPVYNAIVWQDRRTAALCDELKARGLEPMVRAKTGLPIDAYFSATKIRWILDNVEGARDKARQGRLAFGTVDSWLVWNFTRRGMHITDITNASRTMLFDIHARRWDEELLDAFDIPRSMLPEVRASSEVYGTTHGSFLAAEIPIASIAGDQHAALFGQMCTESGMVKNTYGTGCFLVMNTGDKPIESRNNLVTTIAWQIGDRVDYALEGSIFIAGAVVQWLRDGLGLIRHASEVEALARAVPDSDGVYLVPAFAGLGAPHWNARARGTLFGVTRGTTSSHIARAALESIAYQSLDVLRAMEADSGMPIAQLRVDGGACANDLLMQFQADMLGVDTVRPRVAETTALGAAYLAGLAVGYWKDVDELKAQWQLDRRFTRSMPASDVEPRLAGWRRAVAAAKAWADA; via the coding sequence ATGCAGGATCAAATCGTCCTTGCGCTCGACCAGGGCACGACGAGCTCGCGCGCCATGCTGTTCGACAGGAGCGGGAATATCGTGTCCGTCGCTCAGAAAGAGTTTCAGCAGATCTATCCTCGTGCCGGCTGGGTCGAGCACGATCCGCAGGAAATCTGGTCGACCCAGGCAGGCGTCGCGGCCGAAGCCGTGACGCGCGCGGGACTGAGTGCATCGTCGATCGCGGCGCTGGGTATCACCAACCAGCGCGAGACCACCATCGTGTGGGATCGCGAGACCGGCAAGCCGGTCTACAACGCGATCGTCTGGCAGGACCGCCGCACCGCCGCGCTATGCGATGAACTCAAGGCGCGCGGCCTCGAGCCAATGGTTCGCGCGAAGACCGGCCTGCCTATCGACGCCTATTTCTCCGCGACGAAAATCCGCTGGATTCTGGATAACGTCGAAGGCGCGCGGGACAAAGCCCGGCAGGGACGGCTCGCGTTCGGAACCGTGGACAGCTGGCTCGTCTGGAACTTCACGCGCCGGGGCATGCACATCACCGATATCACGAACGCGTCGCGCACCATGCTCTTCGACATACACGCGCGCCGCTGGGACGAGGAACTGCTCGACGCGTTCGACATTCCACGCAGCATGCTTCCCGAAGTGCGCGCCTCGTCGGAGGTGTACGGAACGACGCACGGCAGCTTTCTCGCCGCCGAAATCCCGATTGCGTCAATCGCGGGCGACCAGCACGCCGCGCTCTTCGGCCAGATGTGTACCGAAAGCGGCATGGTGAAGAACACGTACGGCACGGGCTGCTTCCTCGTCATGAACACGGGCGACAAACCGATCGAGTCGCGCAACAACCTCGTGACGACGATTGCGTGGCAGATCGGGGATCGCGTCGACTACGCGCTCGAAGGCAGCATCTTTATCGCCGGCGCAGTCGTGCAATGGCTGCGCGACGGACTCGGGCTCATCCGACACGCGAGCGAGGTCGAAGCGCTGGCGCGCGCCGTGCCCGACAGCGACGGCGTGTATCTCGTCCCGGCCTTCGCCGGGCTCGGTGCGCCGCACTGGAACGCGCGTGCGCGCGGAACGTTGTTCGGCGTCACGCGCGGGACCACGTCGAGCCACATCGCGCGGGCGGCGCTCGAATCCATCGCGTATCAGTCGCTCGACGTGTTGCGAGCCATGGAAGCGGACTCGGGCATGCCCATCGCGCAGTTACGTGTGGACGGGGGCGCGTGCGCCAACGACTTGCTGATGCAGTTCCAGGCCGACATGCTGGGTGTCGATACGGTGCGCCCGCGCGTCGCGGAAACCACCGCGCTCGGCGCAGCCTATCTCGCCGGGCTCGCGGTGGGCTACTGGAAGGATGTCGATGAACTGAAAGCGCAATGGCAGTTGGACCGGCGGTTCACGCGGTCCATGCCGGCGTCCGACGTCGAGCCGCGTCTTGCCGGATGGCGGCGCGCGGTAGCCGCGGCCAAGGCCTGGGCGGATGCCTGA